The genomic DNA ATTAGAGCAGTAAACATTAATTCCATTTAGAGAGCAAGTGGTTGTAATAGAGTTCACCTAATTATCtgtatatctaaaaataaaattgagaatggaaatggggaaagtgtcaaagcgacaacaacccaacaatagagcagacaacagccaaaggccaccaatgggtcttcaatgtagcgagaaactcctgaaaggcgtctttcagctggcccctaaacaaatatgtatacctGTTTTGTGATATTGAACGTCATTATAACTAAACTCTGagttatacacaagaaacttaaattaaaaatcatacaagactaacaaaggccagaggctcctaacttggaaCAGGTGGAAAATttcttttttgccttttttaggttgctgtcttataatatattgataCAAACCCcctcatttctttttatttttgggaCAACAGTAGCTTAAAGTTGTTTTAGTTTTAGTAGTTCGATCATCTTCTCTTTCACAAACCTGTCAACACTATAAAGGTTGTGAGTTAGGGTTATAGGGTTAGGCATTAAGCACATTGACAGATGCATATTGTATTACAGTTTTCCTATTGAAGTTTTTCTGGGTTTTTTCTGGGCTCTCCAGcatcctccaccaataaaactGGTCGCCATGATATCACCAATAGTTATAAAAGTGACATTAAATACCAACAAACAATTAATCCCTTTgaactcaattattaacacaatGCAGTCCCACTTCATAgcttaaattcatttaaaaaaaaaatccaatcaGATTGGTTCCAGTTtgcatataaatctatataaacattttacttttaaatctaGCTGTTATTGTTATTTAGTGCAATGGCACCTTGAGTGAGTTTCCTTCTTGAGAAAAATATGGTATGGAggaatttgtatttgtattgacTTGTATTGATTGGGACAATAAGAGGGTTATACATTTTAAGGTCAAAATATTTGCTTTTCTGCATTATATATCTAAcctttatattctatttttcagctttaaacaaatgacaattttgaaCTGAAGGATTCAGAACTAGCTATGACCATGACAGCCACTGCATTTATTATGTACAGTCTCGCCAATATTGTGGGAATACTTCTGTTCTGGCTTTATAAAAAGAGAGACAAGCGGGAGAAAAAACCATCAGAATCCGAGGAATTAGAAAATGCAACTGTTCGTAGAAGACGTTTAAAACATCAACCATCTTTACTTGCCTTACTGGGTCTTTCACATACATATAACGACAGGTCATTTTGTCCGATAGAAGATCATTTTCATAGTTTTACTGAAGTCAGTGAAGCGTGTAAGAGAGCAGGATTAGAGAAATGTGGTTTGATCATTGGCGTTGATTTTACAGCGAGCAATGAGTGGCAGGGCCGCAAAACATTCAGTAGTCAGTGCCTTCATAAAGTCATTCCAGGAAAAATTTATAATCCATATCAGAAAGTGGTGTCCATCATTGGTCAAACGCTCGAGCCGTTCGATGACGATAATCTTATTCCTACTTATGGATTTGGAGATTCCTTAACCAATGACGAGGATGTGTTTAGTTTCCATAGCAATGGGAATGCATGTAAAGGATTTTCAGAcgttttacataaatataatgaatatgcAACAAGTCTTCAGTTTAGTGGACCAACAAATTTTGAACCAATTATAAACAAAGCAATAGAAAttgtaaagttaaaaaaatcatatcatatacTAATTATTATAGCAGACGGTCAAGTGACTGAGGAATCTCGGACAATTCAGGCCATCGTGAGGGCATCGGAATATCCTCTAAGTATTGTTGTCGTTGGTGTTGGCGATGGACCATGGGATATCATGGAGGATTATGATGATTTTTTACCGAATAGAAAATTCGACAACTTTCAGTTCGTAAATTATCATTCTGTTACATCCAAAACAAAAAACCCTGATGCAAGTTTAGCGTTAAATGTTATGATGGAAATCCCACATCAGTATAAGATTATAAAAGCTTTAGACTATTTAGACACAATACAAACTGTCAAGTCAGATGCATGACCTAggttttattttcataccttACTTGTAGGGTGgcattaattatgtttttaggACTACATTGGTCCATTCCTAAGTATGTTCCACTTTAAGTAGGATGACATTATGTTTTAGGACTACATTGGTCCATTCCTAAGTATGTTCCACTTTAAGTAGGATGACATTATGTTTTAGGACTACATTGGTCCATTCCTAAGTATGTTCCACTTTAAGTAGGATGACATTATGTTTTAGGACTACATTGGTCCATTCCTAAGTATGTTCCGCTTTTAAGTAGGATGacattaattatgtttttaggACTACATTGGTCCATTCCTAAGTATGTTCCACTTTAAGTAGGATGACATTATGTTTTAGGACTACATTGGTCCATTCCTAAGTATGTTCCACTTTAAGTAGGATGACATTATGTTTTAGGACTACATTGGTCCATTCCTAAGTATGTTCCGCTTTTAAGTAGGATGacattaattatgtttttaggACTACATTGGTCCATTCCTAAGTATGTTCCACTTTAAGTAGGATGACATTATGTTTTAGGACTACATTGGTCCATTCCTAAGTATGTTCCACTTTAAGTAGGATGACATTATGTTTTAGGACTACATTGGTCCATTCCTAAGTATGTTCCACTTTAAGTAGGATGACATTATGTTTTAGGACTACATTGGTCCATTCCTAAGTATGTTCCACTTTAAGTAGGATGACATTATGTTTTAGGACTACATTGGTCCATTCCTAAGTATGTTCCGCTTTTAAGTAGGATGacattaattatgtttttaggACTACATTGGTCCATTCCTAAGTATGTTCCACTTTAAGTAGGATGACATTATGTTTTAGGACTACATTGGTCCATTCCTAAGTATGTTCCACTTTAAGTAGGATGACATTATGTTTTAGGACTACATTGGTCCATTCCTAAGTATGTTCCGCTTTTAAGTAGGATGacattaattatgtttttaggACTACATTGGTCCATTCCTAAGTATGTTCCACTTTAAGTAGGATGACATTATGTTTTAGGACTACATTGGTCCATTCCTAAGTATGTTCCACTTTAAGTAGGATGACATTATGTTTTAGGACTACATTGGTCCATTCCTAAGTATGTTCCGCTTTTAAGTAGGATGacattaattatgtttttaggACTACATTGATCCATTCCTAAGTATGTTCCACTTTAAGTAGGATGACATTATGTTTTAGGACTACATTGGTCCATTCCTAAGTATGTTCCACTTTAAGTAGGATGACATTATGTTTTAGGACTACATTGGTCCATTCCTAAGTATGTTCCGCTTTTAAGTAGGATGacattaattatgtttttaggACTACATTGGTCCATGCCTAAGTATGTTCCACTTTAAGTAGGATGACATTATGTTTTAGGACTACATTGGTCCATTCCTAAGTATGTTCCGCTTTTAAGTAGGATGACATTATGTTTTTAGGACTACATTGGTCCATTCCTAAGTATGTTCCGCTTTTAAGTAGGATGACATTATGTTTTTAGTACTACATTGGTCCATGCCTAAGTATGTTCcaaacaatgttttaatttttggtaGTTTACCAACAAGCAGTTTGTACATTAACTTGGAACCTAGAGAAGATGTGCATTGTGTTCTGAactatttgaaaatatgttCAAGTTAGGGTTTTGatccattttcatggttcatcaAAAAGGTAgacattttttatacaatactgaaacttagaacacatgttCATGATGATGTGAACTTTTATTAAGAcatgtatgtatacatgtatatatatgcaaaattagcaTTTTGAACCTGTAATTCCACTAAAGGTTGAAATGGGATAGTGGAGAGCTGGGCATATTGATTATTGGacacatatttttgttacaATCCTTTTATCTTCCATGTGCATGTAAGTGGGTTACCtgaacattttatatatcaattaaatagaTTCTGATggaagttatctccccttttttattgtaaatgccctgaaaatataaagaaagagAAAGTAAACGTTTACATGTAGTAGTCTTCCAAACTAAGGGTAGTAGACACAATCAAATTGTACAGTTTaatgtgaaaaaaatttaaagttatagATCTTGTACTGAGGCCTGtcgccaggaatttccaagtgggggttcgttggactcacaaacacgactttaacagtcacaattcgagcagaacattgactttaacagttctgaaattttttttcaagggggggttcgAATCCCTGGCTACAGGTATGTTGTATGTAGATGTCacgttttgaatttatttgaaatatatatatgcaacagtttaaaataatcaaaatagtAAAACAGTGCCTGCTTAAGTTCTTTAATTAGGTCAAAACAAATTGAAggaattttgtctttttgtccttgtcttttctttttttatttgggtgcataatttattttatttatttaattttttatttatttttttatttttttttggggggggagtAGGTTCAGTTAATGAGTCAGTACTATAACAGcagaaaaacatgtatatactgAGTTCATTATCGGGTCTTCGACTTTATTGACATATGTGTATGCCATGAATCAAGTTGTCACTTATAATGATGGTCAATACTAATTGAAAAAAAGCACAGTGACAGACTGTAAAAGAAAATTGATTGCTTGTAAACTATttgattgtttaatatttattgtaaagtTATATAAGATTTATGGTGCTATTGGACAGATTATAACAGATAGACTGGTAACATTTGGTATGTGACAGTTCATTTATAACTCTTTTATAGATCAGAAAATACTGTGTGATTTAAAATCAATCACCCACAAGACCTTtgtgaaaagaaaaatacaaatggtTGCAGAAATGTCAGACTTTAATCTAACCTTTCCACTGATACAGAGAGCATGCAACTACTAATTAAACAATTCACcacatttctttcttttattt from Mytilus trossulus isolate FHL-02 chromosome 8, PNRI_Mtr1.1.1.hap1, whole genome shotgun sequence includes the following:
- the LOC134728098 gene encoding uncharacterized protein LOC134728098, with the protein product MTMTATAFIMYSLANIVGILLFWLYKKRDKREKKPSESEELENATVRRRRLKHQPSLLALLGLSHTYNDRSFCPIEDHFHSFTEVSEACKRAGLEKCGLIIGVDFTASNEWQGRKTFSSQCLHKVIPGKIYNPYQKVVSIIGQTLEPFDDDNLIPTYGFGDSLTNDEDVFSFHSNGNACKGFSDVLHKYNEYATSLQFSGPTNFEPIINKAIEIVKLKKSYHILIIIADGQVTEESRTIQAIVRASEYPLSIVVVGVGDGPWDIMEDYDDFLPNRKFDNFQFVNYHSVTSKTKNPDASLALNVMMEIPHQYKIIKALDYLDTIQTVKSDA